One Jannaschia sp. GRR-S6-38 genomic window carries:
- a CDS encoding GGDEF domain-containing phosphodiesterase, producing the protein MPDAPDARPHPLRRLGGWAGRVNWAYLFPVFAAMAWFSGLDALALVLVCVLPVLMAFDGALFDLHMRGDRAAPGAVPLGPHPVNRATLHRVMDDVLHDCAQRGRTTAALCLQIGDLHLADDGWGSEAGQAVMDRLIHRVAATLRGQDIVMRAGEDALAVVLAPTRRADLDVTMTIVDRLQAALAEPISLDGRSVRVTSAIGICTEAMAPERTGAALHAAAECALRLARQAGPDAVRAFTSDIRDRIESDHRLSLQIEDALESGQIRPWFQPQVDARSGRLAGFEALARWHHPELGVLTPDRFLPAITAAGRAGELGEQMLRAGLEALREWDAAGLDVPCIGINVALEELADPRLAERIIWQVDRFEQDPRRVVFEILETVTLREGDETVVRNIHALRDAGFRLDLDDFGTSAASIAHIARFGVHRIKIDRSFVSGVDSDPARHRIVSAILGLAAQLDIETLAEGVETPEEEIALAHMGCAQVQGFAIARPMPFEDTIPWALSHGREAQSTLRAMPPRGTA; encoded by the coding sequence ATGCCCGACGCACCGGACGCCAGACCGCATCCGCTCCGCCGCCTGGGCGGCTGGGCCGGCCGGGTCAACTGGGCCTATCTCTTCCCCGTCTTCGCGGCGATGGCATGGTTCTCGGGACTCGACGCGCTGGCGCTCGTGCTCGTCTGCGTCCTGCCGGTCCTGATGGCCTTCGACGGCGCGCTCTTCGATCTGCACATGCGCGGCGACCGAGCGGCGCCGGGCGCGGTGCCGCTTGGGCCCCATCCGGTCAACCGCGCCACGCTGCACCGCGTCATGGACGACGTGCTGCACGATTGCGCCCAGCGCGGGCGCACCACCGCGGCGCTCTGCCTGCAGATCGGCGACCTCCATCTCGCCGATGACGGCTGGGGGAGCGAAGCGGGGCAGGCGGTGATGGACCGGCTGATCCACCGCGTCGCCGCGACCCTGCGCGGCCAGGACATCGTGATGCGGGCGGGCGAGGACGCGCTCGCCGTGGTTCTCGCACCCACCCGCCGCGCCGATCTCGACGTGACGATGACCATCGTCGACCGGCTGCAGGCCGCGCTGGCCGAGCCGATCTCGCTCGACGGCCGCTCAGTCCGGGTCACCAGCGCCATCGGCATCTGCACCGAGGCGATGGCCCCCGAGCGGACGGGCGCCGCACTGCACGCGGCCGCCGAATGCGCGCTGCGCCTCGCCCGGCAGGCCGGGCCCGACGCGGTGCGCGCCTTCACCAGCGATATCCGCGACCGCATCGAAAGCGATCACCGCCTGTCCCTGCAGATCGAGGACGCGCTAGAGAGCGGACAGATCCGGCCCTGGTTCCAGCCGCAGGTCGATGCCCGCAGCGGCCGGCTCGCCGGGTTCGAGGCGCTGGCCCGCTGGCACCATCCCGAGCTCGGCGTGCTGACCCCCGACCGCTTCCTGCCCGCGATCACCGCCGCCGGCCGCGCGGGCGAGCTGGGCGAGCAGATGCTGCGCGCCGGGCTCGAGGCGTTGCGCGAATGGGACGCGGCGGGGCTCGACGTGCCCTGCATCGGCATCAATGTCGCGCTGGAGGAGCTGGCCGATCCGCGCCTCGCCGAACGCATCATCTGGCAGGTCGACCGGTTCGAGCAGGATCCCCGCCGCGTCGTCTTCGAGATCCTCGAGACGGTCACCCTGCGCGAAGGCGACGAGACGGTGGTCCGCAACATCCACGCGCTGCGCGACGCGGGCTTCCGGCTGGACCTGGACGATTTCGGCACCAGCGCCGCCTCGATCGCGCATATCGCCCGCTTCGGCGTGCACCGCATCAAGATCGACCGCAGCTTCGTCTCCGGCGTCGATTCCGACCCCGCGCGCCACCGGATCGTCAGCGCGATCCTCGGCCTGGCCGCGCAGCTCGACATCGAGACGCTGGCCGAGGGCGTCGAGACCCCTGAGGAGGAGATCGCCTTGGCCCACATGGGCTGCGCACAGGTCCAAGGCTTCGCCATCGCCCGCCCGATGCCCTTCGAGGACACGATCCCCTGGGCGCTCTCCCACGGACGCGAGGCGCAAAGCACGCTCCGCGCCATGCCCCCCCGCGGCACGGCCTGA
- the ttcA gene encoding tRNA 2-thiocytidine(32) synthetase TtcA, whose amino-acid sequence MLDQPDDIHPLFHGAPATTEFRKLRKRLIRETREAIDRYAMVRRDGSPQKWLVCLSGGKDSYTLLAALIELKWRGLLPVEILACNLDQGQPNFPATVLPEFLKRMGVPHRIEYADTYSIVKDKVPAGRTYCALCSRLRRGNLYRIAREEGCCAVVLGHHRDDLIETFFLNLFHGGKVATMPPKLVNDEGDLMVLRPLAHVAEADCDRFARAMNYPIIPCDLCGSQDGLQRQAIKRMLDEWETRAPGRRAKIFSALAQVRPSHLPDPALFDFAGLWPAAAAPDGPPEIPSLR is encoded by the coding sequence ATGCTCGACCAGCCCGACGACATCCACCCGCTCTTCCACGGCGCGCCCGCCACGACCGAGTTCCGCAAGCTGCGCAAGCGCCTGATCCGCGAGACGCGCGAGGCGATCGACCGCTACGCCATGGTCCGCCGCGACGGCAGCCCGCAGAAATGGCTGGTCTGCCTGTCGGGCGGCAAGGACAGCTACACCCTGCTCGCCGCCCTGATCGAGCTGAAATGGCGTGGCCTGCTGCCGGTCGAGATCCTGGCCTGCAATCTCGACCAGGGGCAGCCGAACTTCCCCGCGACGGTCCTGCCCGAGTTCCTGAAGCGGATGGGCGTGCCGCACCGCATCGAATATGCCGACACCTATTCGATCGTGAAGGATAAGGTCCCCGCCGGCCGCACCTATTGCGCGCTCTGCTCGCGGCTGCGGCGCGGCAATCTCTACCGCATCGCGCGCGAGGAGGGCTGCTGCGCCGTCGTGCTCGGCCACCACCGCGACGACCTGATCGAGACCTTCTTCCTCAACCTCTTCCACGGCGGCAAGGTCGCGACCATGCCGCCCAAGCTCGTCAATGACGAGGGCGACCTGATGGTGCTGCGCCCGCTGGCGCATGTGGCCGAGGCCGATTGCGACCGCTTCGCACGGGCCATGAACTACCCGATCATCCCCTGCGACCTTTGCGGCAGCCAGGACGGGCTGCAGCGCCAGGCGATCAAGCGGATGCTGGACGAGTGGGAAACGCGCGCGCCCGGTCGTCGCGCCAAGATCTTCTCGGCGCTGGCCCAGGTGCGCCCCTCGCACCTGCCCGATCCCGCGCTCTTCGACTTCGCCGGGCTCTGGCCCGCGGCCGCGGCGCCGGACGGGCCGCCGGAAATTCCGTCCCTGCGTTAA